In a genomic window of Telopea speciosissima isolate NSW1024214 ecotype Mountain lineage chromosome 5, Tspe_v1, whole genome shotgun sequence:
- the LOC122662540 gene encoding probable beta-1,4-xylosyltransferase IRX9H encodes MASFRRTLSPASHDRSYQNGGNSFVVHSPTHKLLSGSNYSSNSPSFTVLGVGFRRFLPGIFLPRYLRKGYPPRKRFLFRLLLCFVLGFVLGLTPFGDVDDIRRHDLPYEIKPPTFNVQQDLDGIVGQENVVLAKVNLDLETEPEIEPPPGVIPLKQLIIVTPTYNRPLQAFYLNRLGQALRLVRPPLLWIVVEMNSASMETAEILRNTGVMYRHLVCSKNLTNIKDRGVHQRNRALEHIELHHLDGIVYFADDDNIYSLELFESTRAIRRFGTWPVAMLSQSKNKAILEGPVCNRSQVIGWHTNEKSKRLRRFHVDMSGFAFNSTILWDPRKWHRRTSEPIRQRDTVKEGFQETTFLEQVVEDESQMEAIPLGCSRVMNWHLHLETRNHVYPKGWVLQKNLDVVVPLK; translated from the exons ATGGCTTCATTTCGACGAACTCTATCACCTGCTTCTCACGACCGTTCTTACCAAAACGGGGGTAATTCGTTTGTGGTTCATTCTCCAACTCATAAGCTTCTCTCTGGTTCCAACTACTCTTCGAATTCGCCATCTTTTACTGTGTTGGGTGTTGGATTCCGCCGATTCCTGCCTGGGATTTTCTTGCCGAGATACTTGCGCAAGGGGTATCCACCAAGGAAGCGATTCTTGTTTCGGTTATTGCTGTGTTTTGTTCTAGGTTTCGTGCTAGGGCTCACACCGTTTGGTGATGTCGATGACATCAGACGACATGACTTACCGTATGAGATCAAGCCACCCACTTTTAATGTACAACAGGACCTTGATGGTATCGTTGGGCAGGAGAATGTCGTATTGGCGAAAGTGAACCTAGATCTTGAGACCGAGCCTGAAATAGAACCACCACCCGGTGTTATCCCGCTGAAGCAGTTAATAATCGTAACTCCGACATACAATCGGCCTCTCCAAGCATTCTATCTCAATCGCTTGGGTCAGGCATTAAGACTTGTTCGGCCGCCTCTTCTGTGGATTGTGGTGGAGATGAACTCAGCTTCAATGGAAACTGCAGAAATTCTGAGGAACACTGGTGTCATGTATAGGCATCTTGTGTGCTCCAAGAATTTGACAAACATAAAGGATAGAGGTGTTCACCAACGAAACAGGGCTCTCGAGCACATTGAACTCCATCATCTCGATGGGATTGTTTACTTCGCAGACGATGATAACATCTATTCTCTTGAACTGTTTGAAAGCACGAGAGCAAtcag ACGCTTTGGCACTTGGCCTGTTGCTATGCTTTCTCAGAGCAAAAACAAGGCGATACTGGAAGGTCCAGTATGTAATAGGAGTCAGGTAATTGGATGGCACACAAACGAGAAGAGTAAGAGACTCAGAAGGTTTCATGTTGATATGTCTGGATTTGCATTCAACAGCACCATCCTATGGGATCCCAGGAAATGGCATCGTCGAACTTCAGAACCTATAAGGCAGCGAGACACAGTGAAGGAGGGATTTCAA GAGACCACTTTTTTAGAGCAGGTGGTGGAAGATGAGAGTCAAATGGAAGCCATACCTCTTGGCTGTTCTAGGGTGATGAATTGGCATCTCCATTTAGAAACTCGCAATCATGTTTATCCTAAGGGTTGGGTGCTTCAGAAGAACCTTGATGTTGTAGTCCCCCTGAAGTGA